The proteins below come from a single Xyrauchen texanus isolate HMW12.3.18 chromosome 3, RBS_HiC_50CHRs, whole genome shotgun sequence genomic window:
- the si:ch211-102c2.4 gene encoding uncharacterized protein si:ch211-102c2.4, which translates to MCHTATMTFLTAFFLLFLTGQSTCQYQQKLYCPYTPTNKHQARVWCKRDTQNESCCTGFSFMPNVSILEQNNVNVYDDGNAFTVLVRTLTQGDGVYWCGLKAEDNTIIKLAEDYFSTTPLNFVWSILRWIFFLLLPLMSISTYVYSNRNGGTKKTNEHIMMSDAV; encoded by the exons ATGTGCCATACtgccacaatgacatttttaacagcattttttcTTCTCTTCCTAACAG GACAGAGCACCTGTCAATATCAGCAGAAACTCTACTGTCCTTATACACCTACGAACAAACATCAGGCCAGGGTTTGGTGCAAGAGAGATACCCAGAATGAAAGCTGCTGCACAGGCTTCTCATTCATGCCAAATGTCAGCATTTTGGAACaaaataatgttaatgtatatGATGATGGAAACGCTTTCACTGTCTTGGTACGCACACTGACCCAAGGAGATGGAGTCTACTGGTGTGGGTTGAAGGCTGAAGACAATACCATCATAAAACTGGCAGAGGATTACTTTTCCACTA CTCCACTAAACTTTGTGTGGTCAATCCTCCGCTGGATTTTTTTCCTTTTGCTGCCTTTGATGTCCATCTCAACTTACGTTTATTCAAACA GGAATGGAGGTACAAAG aaaacaaatgaacataTTATGATGTCTGATGCCGTGTAA
- the araf gene encoding serine/threonine-protein kinase A-Raf isoform X2, whose product MSSTSSCSSSGENSPEDIPRGGGTIRVYLPNKQRTVVNVRPGQTVYDSLDKALKVRGLSQDCCAVFRLLEGRKRLTEWNTDITPLVGEELLVEVLDDVPLTMHNFVRKTFFKLAYCDFCHKFLFNGFRCQTCGYKFHQHCSSKVPTVCLDMDTMTKRCGASSCSEDYPQIPILIMPDSNSILQSDLALTSDHHGGDLLSPGSPSFCFLVRGEDGQSLQRHRSTSTPNVHMVSTLDPGAAGLMEEPLKISAMEPSTKPSTSPPHLGSPGRRPPKSPSEPKERKPSSSDDKKKVHRGGYRDSSYYWEVHSREVTMLKRIGAGSFGTVFKGKWHGDVAVKILKVTEPTPEQLQAFKNEMQVLRKTRHVNILLFMGFMTKPNFAIITQWCEGSSLYHHLHVTETKFDTMRRIDVARQTAQGMDYLHAKNIIHRDLKSNNIFLHEGWTVKIGDFGLATVKSRWSGSQQVEQPSGSILWMAPEVIRMQDHNPYTFQSDVYGYGVVLYELMSGTLPYSNINNRDQIIFMVGRGYLSPDLSKLHSNCPKSMKRLIIDCLKFKRDERPLFPQILVGIEQVQDLLPKIERSASEPSLHRAVHAEDLNPLFLHTTRLMPL is encoded by the exons AtgtcctccacctcctcctgttCCTCCTCGGGGGAAAACAGCCCAGAAGACATTCCCCGAGGTGGGGGCACCATCCGTGTCTACCTCCCCAACAAGCAGCGGACGGTG GTAAACGTTCGACCTGGGCAGACTGTCTACGACAGTCTAGACAAAGCCCTGAAAGTCAGAGGCCTTAGCCAGGATTGTTGTGCTGTCTTTCGCCTTCTTGAAGG CCGTAAGAGGCTTACAGAATGGAACACTGACATCACACCCCTCGTAGGGGAGGAGCTTCTGGTAGAAGTGCTGGATGATGTTCCCCTTACCATGCACAACTTT GTACGTAAAACATTCTTCAAGTTAGCATACTGTGACTTCTGCCACAAGTTTTTGTTCAACGGCTTCAGGTGTCAGACATGTGGGTATAAATTCCACCAGCACTGCAGCAGTAAAGTCCCTACTGTATGTTTGGACATGGATACAATGACAAAACG GTGTGGTGCTAGTTCCTGCTCAGAAGACTACCCTCAGATACCAATTTTGATCATGCCAGACTCCAATTCCATATTACAGAGTGACCTAGCTTTAACCTCTGATCATCATGG AGGAGACCTGCTGTCCCCGGGCTCTCCCTCCTTCTGTTTCCTCGTGCGGGGGGAGGACGGTCAGTCTCTTCAGAGGCATCGGTCCACCTCAACACCAAACGTCCACATGGTCAGCACTCTGGATCCCGGAGCTGCTGGCCTCATGGAG GAGCCATTAAAAATCAGTGCAATGG AGCCCTCTACCAAGCCTTCCACTAGCCCACCCCACCTAGGATCACCAGGAAGAAGACCCCCCAAATCCCCTTCTGAGCCCAAGGAACGAAAGCCATCATCATCTGATGATAAAAAGAAAGTG CACCGTGGAGGTTACAGAGACTCCAGTTACTACTGGGAGGTGCACTCACGGGAGGTGACCATGTTAAAAAGGATTGGAGCAGGCTCTTTTGGAACAGTCTTTAAAGGCAAGTGGCACGGAGATGTGGCTGTCAAGATTCTTAAAGTGACCGAGCCCACACCAGAGCAGCTACAAGCCTTTAAAAATGAGATGCAGGTTTTAAG AAAAACACGTCACGTTAACATTCTGCTGTTCATGGGCTTTATGACAAAGCCTAATTTTGCCATTATCACACAGTGGTGTGAAGGCAGCAGCCTGTATCACCACCTGCACGTTACAGAGACCAAATTTGACACCATGCGCCGTATTGATGTTGCTCGCCAGACTGCTCAGGGCATGGA TTATCTTCACGCCAAGAATATCATTCATCGGGACTTGAAATCTAATA ATATCTTTCTGCACGAAGGGTGGACGGTAAAGATTGGTGACTTTGGGCTTGCCACAGTAAAGTCTCGCTGGAGTGGCTCTCAGCAGGTTGAACAGCCCAGTGGCTCCATCCTGTGGATG GCCCCTGAGGTGATCAGAATGCAGGACCATAACCCATACACCTTCCAGTCAGATGTATATGGCTATGGAGTGGTGCTTTATGAACTGATGTCTGGGACTTTGCCTTATTCAAATATCAACAACCGTGATCAG ATTATTTTCATGGTGGGTCGTGGATACTTATCCCCAGACCTGAGTAAACTGCACAGTAACTGCCCTAAATCAATGAAGAGGCTCATCATCGACTGTCTGAAATTCAAACGGGATGAACGGCCTCTCTTTCCACAG ATCTTGGTGGGCATCGAGCAGGTCCAGGATCTGTTGCCAAAAATCGAGCGGAGTGCCTCTGAGCCCTCTCTACACCGCGCTGTACATGCCGAGGATCTGAATCCACTTTTCCTTCATACCACACGCCTCATGCCTCTGTGA
- the araf gene encoding serine/threonine-protein kinase A-Raf isoform X1: MSSTSSCSSSGENSPEDIPRGGGTIRVYLPNKQRTVVNVRPGQTVYDSLDKALKVRGLSQDCCAVFRLLEGRKRLTEWNTDITPLVGEELLVEVLDDVPLTMHNFVRKTFFKLAYCDFCHKFLFNGFRCQTCGYKFHQHCSSKVPTVCLDMDTMTKRCGASSCSEDYPQIPILIMPDSNSILQSDLALTSDHHGGDLLSPGSPSFCFLVRGEDGQSLQRHRSTSTPNVHMVSTLDPGAAGLMEEPLKISAMGPEPSTKPSTSPPHLGSPGRRPPKSPSEPKERKPSSSDDKKKVHRGGYRDSSYYWEVHSREVTMLKRIGAGSFGTVFKGKWHGDVAVKILKVTEPTPEQLQAFKNEMQVLRKTRHVNILLFMGFMTKPNFAIITQWCEGSSLYHHLHVTETKFDTMRRIDVARQTAQGMDYLHAKNIIHRDLKSNNIFLHEGWTVKIGDFGLATVKSRWSGSQQVEQPSGSILWMAPEVIRMQDHNPYTFQSDVYGYGVVLYELMSGTLPYSNINNRDQIIFMVGRGYLSPDLSKLHSNCPKSMKRLIIDCLKFKRDERPLFPQILVGIEQVQDLLPKIERSASEPSLHRAVHAEDLNPLFLHTTRLMPL; the protein is encoded by the exons AtgtcctccacctcctcctgttCCTCCTCGGGGGAAAACAGCCCAGAAGACATTCCCCGAGGTGGGGGCACCATCCGTGTCTACCTCCCCAACAAGCAGCGGACGGTG GTAAACGTTCGACCTGGGCAGACTGTCTACGACAGTCTAGACAAAGCCCTGAAAGTCAGAGGCCTTAGCCAGGATTGTTGTGCTGTCTTTCGCCTTCTTGAAGG CCGTAAGAGGCTTACAGAATGGAACACTGACATCACACCCCTCGTAGGGGAGGAGCTTCTGGTAGAAGTGCTGGATGATGTTCCCCTTACCATGCACAACTTT GTACGTAAAACATTCTTCAAGTTAGCATACTGTGACTTCTGCCACAAGTTTTTGTTCAACGGCTTCAGGTGTCAGACATGTGGGTATAAATTCCACCAGCACTGCAGCAGTAAAGTCCCTACTGTATGTTTGGACATGGATACAATGACAAAACG GTGTGGTGCTAGTTCCTGCTCAGAAGACTACCCTCAGATACCAATTTTGATCATGCCAGACTCCAATTCCATATTACAGAGTGACCTAGCTTTAACCTCTGATCATCATGG AGGAGACCTGCTGTCCCCGGGCTCTCCCTCCTTCTGTTTCCTCGTGCGGGGGGAGGACGGTCAGTCTCTTCAGAGGCATCGGTCCACCTCAACACCAAACGTCCACATGGTCAGCACTCTGGATCCCGGAGCTGCTGGCCTCATGGAG GAGCCATTAAAAATCAGTGCAATGG GACCAGAGCCCTCTACCAAGCCTTCCACTAGCCCACCCCACCTAGGATCACCAGGAAGAAGACCCCCCAAATCCCCTTCTGAGCCCAAGGAACGAAAGCCATCATCATCTGATGATAAAAAGAAAGTG CACCGTGGAGGTTACAGAGACTCCAGTTACTACTGGGAGGTGCACTCACGGGAGGTGACCATGTTAAAAAGGATTGGAGCAGGCTCTTTTGGAACAGTCTTTAAAGGCAAGTGGCACGGAGATGTGGCTGTCAAGATTCTTAAAGTGACCGAGCCCACACCAGAGCAGCTACAAGCCTTTAAAAATGAGATGCAGGTTTTAAG AAAAACACGTCACGTTAACATTCTGCTGTTCATGGGCTTTATGACAAAGCCTAATTTTGCCATTATCACACAGTGGTGTGAAGGCAGCAGCCTGTATCACCACCTGCACGTTACAGAGACCAAATTTGACACCATGCGCCGTATTGATGTTGCTCGCCAGACTGCTCAGGGCATGGA TTATCTTCACGCCAAGAATATCATTCATCGGGACTTGAAATCTAATA ATATCTTTCTGCACGAAGGGTGGACGGTAAAGATTGGTGACTTTGGGCTTGCCACAGTAAAGTCTCGCTGGAGTGGCTCTCAGCAGGTTGAACAGCCCAGTGGCTCCATCCTGTGGATG GCCCCTGAGGTGATCAGAATGCAGGACCATAACCCATACACCTTCCAGTCAGATGTATATGGCTATGGAGTGGTGCTTTATGAACTGATGTCTGGGACTTTGCCTTATTCAAATATCAACAACCGTGATCAG ATTATTTTCATGGTGGGTCGTGGATACTTATCCCCAGACCTGAGTAAACTGCACAGTAACTGCCCTAAATCAATGAAGAGGCTCATCATCGACTGTCTGAAATTCAAACGGGATGAACGGCCTCTCTTTCCACAG ATCTTGGTGGGCATCGAGCAGGTCCAGGATCTGTTGCCAAAAATCGAGCGGAGTGCCTCTGAGCCCTCTCTACACCGCGCTGTACATGCCGAGGATCTGAATCCACTTTTCCTTCATACCACACGCCTCATGCCTCTGTGA
- the imp4 gene encoding U3 small nucleolar ribonucleoprotein protein IMP4, with protein sequence MLRREVRLRKEYLYRKAQEDRLCTIEEKKQKLKSSLDENRLIPTEVRKEALELQKLLEFDDEGGEGISSHMDDEYKWAGVEDPKVMVTTSRDPSSRLKMFAKEMKLMFPGAQRMNRGNHEVKTLVHACKANSVTDLVIVHETRGQPDGLVVCHLPFGPTAYFTLYNVVMRHDVPDIGTMSEAYPHLIFHNFSSRLGRRVSNILKYLFPVPKEDSRRVITFANTDDFISYRHHTYKKTDHKNIELSEVGPRFEMKLYMIKLGTLENENTADVEWRHHSYTRTAKKRKFLSVE encoded by the exons ATG CTGCGTCGAGAGGTGAGACTGAGGAAGGAATACCTGTACAGAAAAGCCCAGGAGGACAGATTGTGCACTATTGAAGAGAAGAAACAGAAGCTCAAATCTTCTTTGGATG AAAACCGTCTTATACCCACTGAGGTTCGGAAAGAGGCTTTAGAGCTACAGAAACTGTTGGAGTTTGATGATGAGGGTGGAGAAG GTATCAGCTCTCATATGGATGATGAGTACAAATGGGCAGGAGTGGAAGACCCTAAAGTCATGGTCACAACATCCAGAGACCCCAGTTCCAGACTCAAGATGTTTGCCAAA gAAATGAAGCTCATGTTTCCTGGAGCTCAGCGTATGAACAGAGGAAACCATGAGGTTAAAACATTAGTACATGCATGCAAAGCTAATAGTGTCACTGACCTTGTCATTGTCCATGAGACAAGAGGCCAGCCAG ATGGTTTGGTGGTATGCCACCTCCCTTTTGGGCCAACAGCATACTTCACATTGTATAATGTGGTAATGAGACATGATGTTCCCGATATCGGGACCATGTCTGAAGCCTACCCTCACCTAATCTTTCACAACTTCTCATCACGTCTTGGAAGAAGG GTGTCCAACATCCTTAAGTACCTGTTTCCAGTACCGAAAGAGGATAGTAGACGTGTTATTACATTCGCAAATACAGATGACTTCATCTCTTACAG ACACCACACCTACAAGAAAACGGACCACAAAAACATTGAGTTGTCAGAAGTTGGACcaagatttgaaatgaaat tgtACATGATCAAGCTCGGCACGCTGGAAAATGAGAATACTGCTGATGTTGAATGGCGACACCACTCTTACACACGTACTGCCAAAAAGAGGAAATTCTTGAGTGTGGAGTAG